One window from the genome of Oceanisphaera sp. IT1-181 encodes:
- a CDS encoding GTP-binding protein, which produces MSTPVITHLVMGFLGTGKTTLLRHLLANKPEHERWAILVNEFGEVGIDGALLTEQGAMIKEVPGGCLCCVSGLPFQIGLNALLHKAKPDRLFIEPSGLGHPSQILKTLTNEHYQDVLQLGATFCVVDPRQWAQARYQAHETYQDQLALADVLVLNKADLSSPELVANLQAAISKGLFADQAAQACVTVSQGQLDVNWLQAIHHTGRKAASPAAHANNSARPLIAKSEPRLSRAQPWRRYSNLGQDHYSVGWRFLDEVCFDLQAVEAFCRSLKVARLKAVLPTADGWRAFNMVDDQLTVYRIAAQNEGRLELIDPEPLPAQQLQKALLATMTRS; this is translated from the coding sequence ATGAGCACTCCTGTTATCACCCACCTTGTAATGGGCTTTTTGGGCACGGGCAAAACCACGCTGCTGCGCCATTTATTAGCGAATAAGCCAGAGCATGAGCGTTGGGCTATTTTGGTGAACGAGTTTGGTGAAGTTGGCATAGATGGCGCCTTACTCACCGAACAAGGCGCCATGATCAAAGAAGTTCCCGGTGGTTGTTTATGTTGTGTGTCCGGTTTGCCGTTTCAAATTGGCTTAAATGCGCTGCTGCATAAAGCCAAGCCAGACCGCTTATTTATCGAACCCAGCGGTTTAGGTCACCCTAGCCAGATTTTAAAAACCCTCACCAATGAGCATTATCAAGACGTATTGCAGCTGGGCGCTACATTTTGCGTGGTAGATCCGCGCCAATGGGCACAAGCGCGTTATCAGGCCCACGAAACTTACCAAGATCAGTTGGCACTGGCAGATGTATTAGTACTGAACAAAGCCGACCTTAGCTCGCCCGAGCTGGTGGCCAACTTACAAGCCGCGATCAGCAAAGGCTTATTTGCCGATCAAGCAGCACAAGCATGCGTCACCGTTAGCCAAGGCCAGTTAGATGTTAATTGGTTGCAAGCAATCCACCACACAGGGCGCAAGGCAGCCTCGCCCGCCGCCCATGCCAATAACAGTGCCCGGCCTTTAATCGCCAAGTCAGAACCGCGACTAAGCCGCGCCCAGCCTTGGCGGCGTTACAGTAATCTGGGCCAAGATCATTACTCTGTGGGATGGCGCTTTTTAGATGAAGTGTGTTTTGATTTGCAGGCAGTGGAAGCCTTTTGCCGCTCACTTAAGGTGGCACGTCTTAAAGCGGTACTGCCCACCGCAGACGGCTGGCGCGCTTTTAATATGGTGGATGACCAACTCACTGTATATCGCATTGCCGCCCAAAATGAGGGCCGACTTGAGCTCATCGATCCCGAGCCATTACCTGCCCAGCAGTTACAAAAAGCGTTGTTAGCAACGATGACAAGATCGTGA